One window of the Ramlibacter henchirensis genome contains the following:
- a CDS encoding class I SAM-dependent methyltransferase, which translates to MQLLRRQLIAAGSASLLLPLLPGCATPPREDFKPVVGQAGKDVIWVPTPDAVVERMLDMAEVKRGERVVDLGSGDGKIAIAAAKRGARARGIEFNPDMVALSRRNAREAGVEVDFAQGDIFQADFSDADVVTLYLLPNLNEKLRPILLDMKPGTRVTSHQFTMGPWTPDRTDDVSGRDAHLWIVPAKVGGTWTVRVEGEPPLQVELRQQFQQLEGDALVGGERFALELPRLRGPAIRFDVRGGPGGTMRFEGTADNGGRMDGMVATAGAQPRRFTATRS; encoded by the coding sequence ATGCAACTCCTCCGTCGCCAACTCATTGCCGCCGGTTCAGCTTCGCTGCTCCTGCCCCTGCTGCCCGGATGCGCAACCCCACCGCGCGAAGACTTCAAGCCCGTCGTCGGCCAGGCCGGCAAGGACGTCATCTGGGTGCCGACGCCTGACGCGGTGGTGGAGCGGATGCTCGACATGGCCGAGGTGAAGCGCGGCGAACGCGTCGTGGACCTGGGCTCGGGCGACGGCAAGATCGCCATCGCGGCCGCCAAGCGCGGCGCCCGAGCTCGGGGCATCGAGTTCAATCCGGACATGGTGGCCCTGTCCCGCCGCAACGCGCGGGAGGCGGGCGTGGAGGTCGATTTCGCGCAGGGCGACATCTTCCAGGCCGACTTCTCGGACGCGGACGTGGTCACGCTGTACCTGCTGCCCAACCTCAATGAGAAGCTGCGCCCGATCCTGCTGGACATGAAGCCCGGTACGCGCGTCACGTCACATCAGTTCACCATGGGTCCCTGGACGCCCGACCGCACCGACGACGTGTCCGGCCGCGACGCGCACCTGTGGATCGTGCCCGCGAAGGTGGGCGGCACCTGGACAGTGCGCGTGGAAGGCGAGCCCCCGCTGCAGGTGGAGCTGCGGCAGCAGTTCCAGCAGCTGGAGGGCGATGCGCTGGTCGGCGGCGAGCGGTTCGCACTGGAACTGCCTCGCCTGCGCGGACCGGCCATCCGCTTCGACGTCCGGGGCGGCCCCGGGGGGACGATGCGCTTCGAGGGCACGGCCGACAACGGCGGGCGCATGGACGGCATGGTGGCCACCGCCGGAGCGCAGCCCAGGCGGTTCACGGCGACGCGGTCGTGA